aatatgatttttaaatgcATTATTTCTCATAGTcatcattaaatttatttctgaAGAAGTTTACCTCTGACTCATTCTTTCCTAAACGAGCACACAGAACATATTCACACCCATTGCTTATTTCGAggaaaaatttgaatataaactactaaaaataacttataacccatattataaaattacatggTATTTTTTTAGACAgtccaaacaaaaacaatcttAAAACCTTTTTAACTAAAAATGCCAAACgaaatttatttctataattaattataagtttacAACATTGAACATAAATCTTTTCTACCTCTAACCCGAACACACTGATATAACAATCTTACCCTCGAAGAATAACTGAATAAGTATAAGCAATCCCAATTACTATTGGCCAATCATCTCAccgaaaaaaattacaatattgtGATCTGGTATCATCTCAAATTTTATGAGCCGAGTGTATCAACAGATTATTTGTAACTGATAAATTGTAAATCGTAACCAagtaaacaaatttaaatttaataaatttcaattattttatcaaaataaaatatttaaaaataaaacaatttaaaatgatattaatttgtaaaaataatttactattGAAACCCTTGGGAAAACAAACCCAATCTCTTATATATCCCTGCACAACTGGATCAACTGTGACATTGTCAGCCAGTGAATTATCAGTAACTGATTCATCATCAAGCAGTTGTTTCATTTTAGTGGGAATTATCATAGTCATATAAAAAGAGACTCATTGAGACATTCGGAGATAGTTGAGCAGTACATTAGGTTTAGAGATTAAATATGTTCGTGAGGAAAGTGaggaaattgttttgtttttgaaacCAAGTTTCGAGTTTGCGGAAATTAGTGAACCTCTAATAATAAACTCTACTTATAAATTtgtaagaatttattttaaataaaaaattaaaattatttataaataataatatatatatgtgtgtgtatatatatatatatatatatatatatatatataatattatctttCTCCTAAAAGTAACACAACACCATCATATAATTCCTCTCAGTGCAATCCTACACCTTCCTTTCTCTTCTAAAAATAATTCCTAATTAGGATAATGGTGAGccattaaaatcaattaaaatctCACTCATTCCCACCAGTCACACGAAGCACGCAGGGAGGACTGGTCTCCCTTTCTCCACCCAATCTCGCGCAGCTTCTACTCCCAACCTGTTGCAGGTGAGGGCGCGCGACAACGTATGTGACTCGAGTGCGAGCGGTTAGAAAGAAGGAATGACGCAGTGAGGGCAGCGGAAGAGGGGAACCCTAATTCCCTAATCAGCGAGTTTTCTTCACTCTCGCATACCACACCACAGTTGTTTtgggttttaaaaaaattcctgAGCTCGCCAACTCGATTGCAAAATCAAGTATGACCCAGTTCAACGATTCTACTCCGATTCTACTGAGTTTACATCAAAATCAAGTTTATGTGTAGAAATGTAAACTTGTGCGAGTTAAAGAGTTAACTCGCGAGTTGATAACCATGTCTGAAACTGAATTTGCATAGATAATGAAGGACTTTTCACTGCATAACTGTTATAACATGTGCCTCGTTCAGTTGTtggatttgtattttttttttctttataggATTGGTAATATACTATTTACTTATTCTGTGACTGGTATTACTTTTCCTGTGATTGTAACTGCTCAGTATTCTGATTACACATTATTTATGTTGTGATTGATTATACTATTATTGAATACTTCGTGGACAACGTAATTCCATAGTTGGATAATCTTTGCCAATAATAATTTGTATGTGTGCTTGAACATACTCGCTCTGCAGATTATATAAAATCCTAATTCATTTGATTAACAATCTTACATAGGTTGTGACCAACAGGTATCAGAGGTTTAATTAAGGTTGTTACAGCAAGCAAGTAAGAACTACCCAACTACACTCACTTTTGCTTTCTATGCTTAAAAATCAAAGTATGTTCTCTCTGACAAGAAATTGCTTCAAGTATCGTACTACCTACTTCAGGAGGAATATCCCAAGTGAAACCATACGCTCCACACTCTCATTTTGCCACAAATTTCATGACCCCAATGAGAAATATTTACTCAGGATTGTTTTTTCTCATCACACCCACAAATTTGAGCGCTCTTCATTCCAAATCAACAGTAGTTGCACTCAATTCCCTGTCCCATTTGCACCCTTTAGTTCTCCCTATTCAACAAAAGCTCCTTCAAGATCTTACCGAAGACGAGCCAGAAATAGGTTGTTGAAGTCCTCCAAGCCTACCCTAGACCAAGCCCAATTTCAGTTGGCACTGTCCCAACTTCCCCCAAGGTTCACTACTGAAGAACTGTGCTCTGTGATTGCTCAACAAGATAATCCCTTGGTTTGCTTAGAACTTTTTCACTGGGCATCTCAACAGCCACGATTTCGGCACGATGTGTCCACGTTTCATATCACCATAAAGAAGCTTGGTACGGCAAAGATGTTCCAAGAAATGGATGACATTGTGAACCAACTGATTGCAGTTCCTTTAATTGGTTCAGAGGCATTGTTCAACAcagttatatattatttcactCAGGCACGGAAGCTTACTAGAGCTGTCAATGTGTTTAAGCACATGAAAAGTAAAAGGAACTTAATTTGCTGTTATAGGCCCTCTATTAGAACCTATAATATTCTTTTTGCTGCATTTTTGGGTAGAGGAAGCAACTCCTATATAAACCATGTGTATATGGAAACAATTAGATGTCTGTTTAGGCAAATGGTCAATGATGGGATCAAGCCTGatattttttcattgaattctatgatcaaaggttatgtGCTATCTCTTCATGTTAATGATGCATTGAGGATATTTCATCAAATGGGTGTGGTTTATGATTGTCAGCCCAATGCGTTGACATATGATTACTTGATTCATGGCTTGTGTGCCCAGGGCAGAACAAATAATGCCAAAGAGTTATTTAATGAAATGAAGACCAAAGGTTTTGTTCCTGGTGGTAAATCTTATAACTCGCTTGTCAACTCGTTGGCGCTTGGTGGAGAGATTGGTGAAGCAGTAAATTATCTGTGGGAGATGACCAATAAGCAAAGGTCACCTGATTTTATTACATTTAGGACTGTACTGGATGAGATATGCAGACAAAGAACAATTCAGGAGGGCATGCGTTTTTTGCAGGAGTTGCAAGAAAATGACCTTGTAGATGGGCATGCTTACAGGAAGCTTCTTTATGTGCTTGAAGATGACTATGGGAATTCAGTAGGTAGAAACAATGGAATTGAGTGAGCAGAGTTTTTTTCAGTCACTGTAAATTCCCATTCTTTTATCATTGTAGTTGGctgtttatttagttttaaagcCATGAGATATTACATGTATTGTATAGTAGGGCACATCCAAATGATGGTGCAAGGGCTTTGTGAGACTACCAATTTTGATCATGTGGACTCTTTATCTGATATCAAAATTTGCTTTGCAGAAGGAATGTGAATGATAGGACTTTTTGATGAGGTTCGGATGCCATTAACAGAAAATGACCGTAATCCAAT
The Vigna angularis cultivar LongXiaoDou No.4 chromosome 5, ASM1680809v1, whole genome shotgun sequence genome window above contains:
- the LOC108340576 gene encoding pentatricopeptide repeat-containing protein At2g27800, mitochondrial isoform X5; its protein translation is MLKNQSMFSLTRNCFKYRTTYFRRNIPSETIRSTLSFCHKFHDPNEKYLLRIVFSHHTHKFERSSFQINSSCTQFPVPFAPFSSPYSTKAPSRSYRRRARNRLLKSSKPTLDQAQFQLALSQLPPRFTTEELCSVIAQQDNPLVCLELFHWASQQPRFRHDVSTFHITIKKLGTAKMFQEMDDIVNQLIAVPLIGSEALFNTVIYYFTQARKLTRAVNVFKHMKSKRNLICCYRPSIRTYNILFAAFLGRGSNSYINHVYMETIRCLFRQMVNDGIKPDIFSLNSMIKGYVLSLHVNDALRIFHQMGVVYDCQPNALTYDYLIHGLCAQGRTNNAKELFNEMKTKGFVPGGKSYNSLVNSLALGGEIGEAVNYLWEMTNKQRSPDFITFRTVLDEICRQRTIQEGMRFLQELQENDLVDGHAYRKLLYVLEDDYGNSECE
- the LOC108340576 gene encoding pentatricopeptide repeat-containing protein At2g27800, mitochondrial isoform X1, with product MLKNQSMFSLTRNCFKYRTTYFRRNIPSETIRSTLSFCHKFHDPNEKYLLRIVFSHHTHKFERSSFQINSSCTQFPVPFAPFSSPYSTKAPSRSYRRRARNRLLKSSKPTLDQAQFQLALSQLPPRFTTEELCSVIAQQDNPLVCLELFHWASQQPRFRHDVSTFHITIKKLGTAKMFQEMDDIVNQLIAVPLIGSEALFNTVIYYFTQARKLTRAVNVFKHMKSKRNLICCYRPSIRTYNILFAAFLGRGSNSYINHVYMETIRCLFRQMVNDGIKPDIFSLNSMIKGYVLSLHVNDALRIFHQMGVVYDCQPNALTYDYLIHGLCAQGRTNNAKELFNEMKTKGFVPGGKSYNSLVNSLALGGEIGEAVNYLWEMTNKQRSPDFITFRTVLDEICRQRTIQEGMRFLQELQENDLVDGHAYRKLLYVLEDDYGNSVGRNNGIERNVNDRTF
- the LOC108340576 gene encoding pentatricopeptide repeat-containing protein At2g27800, mitochondrial isoform X2; the protein is MLKNQSMFSLTRNCFKYRTTYFRRNIPSETIRSTLSFCHKFHDPNEKYLLRIVFSHHTHKFERSSFQINSSCTQFPVPFAPFSSPYSTKAPSRSYRRRARNRLLKSSKPTLDQAQFQLALSQLPPRFTTEELCSVIAQQDNPLVCLELFHWASQQPRFRHDVSTFHITIKKLGTAKMFQEMDDIVNQLIAVPLIGSEALFNTVIYYFTQARKLTRAVNVFKHMKSKRNLICCYRPSIRTYNILFAAFLGRGSNSYINHVYMETIRCLFRQMVNDGIKPDIFSLNSMIKGYVLSLHVNDALRIFHQMGVVYDCQPNALTYDYLIHGLCAQGRTNNAKELFNEMKTKGFVPGGKSYNSLVNSLALGGEIGEAVNYLWEMTNKQRSPDFITFRTVLDEICRQRTIQEGMRFLQELQENDLVDGHAYRKLLYVLEDDYGNSVGRNNGIE
- the LOC108340576 gene encoding pentatricopeptide repeat-containing protein At2g27800, mitochondrial isoform X3, with the translated sequence MLKNQSMFSLTRNCFKYRTTYFRRNIPSETIRSTLSFCHKFHDPNEKYLLRIVFSHHTHKFERSSFQINSSCTQFPVPFAPFSSPYSTKAPSRSYRRRARNRLLKSSKPTLDQAQFQLALSQLPPRFTTEELCSVIAQQDNPLVCLELFHWASQQPRFRHDVSTFHITIKKLGTAKMFQEMDDIVNQLIAVPLIGSEALFNTVIYYFTQARKLTRAVNVFKHMKSKRNLICCYRPSIRTYNILFAAFLGRGSNSYINHVYMETIRCLFRQMVNDGIKPDIFSLNSMIKGYVLSLHVNDALRIFHQMGVVYDCQPNALTYDYLIHGLCAQGRTNNAKELFNEMKTKGFVPGGKSYNSLVNSLALGGEIGEAVNYLWEMTNKQRSPDFITFRTVLDEICRQRTIQEGMRFLQELQENDLVDGHAYRKLLYVLEDDYGNSKECE
- the LOC108340576 gene encoding pentatricopeptide repeat-containing protein At2g27800, mitochondrial isoform X6; protein product: MLKNQSMFSLTRNCFKYRTTYFRRNIPSETIRSTLSFCHKFHDPNEKYLLRIVFSHHTHKFERSSFQINSSCTQFPVPFAPFSSPYSTKAPSRSYRRRARNRLLKSSKPTLDQAQFQLALSQLPPRFTTEELCSVIAQQDNPLVCLELFHWASQQPRFRHDVSTFHITIKKLGTAKMFQEMDDIVNQLIAVPLIGSEALFNTVIYYFTQARKLTRAVNVFKHMKSKRNLICCYRPSIRTYNILFAAFLGRGSNSYINHVYMETIRCLFRQMVNDGIKPDIFSLNSMIKGYVLSLHVNDALRIFHQMGVVYDCQPNALTYDYLIHGLCAQGRTNNAKELFNEMKTKGFVPGGKSYNSLVNSLALGGEIGEAVNYLWEMTNKQRSPDFITFRTVLDEICRQRTIQEGMRFLQELQENDLVDGHAYRKLLYVLEDDYGNSVGM
- the LOC108340576 gene encoding pentatricopeptide repeat-containing protein At2g27800, mitochondrial isoform X4, whose translation is MLKNQSMFSLTRNCFKYRTTYFRRNIPSETIRSTLSFCHKFHDPNEKYLLRIVFSHHTHKFERSSFQINSSCTQFPVPFAPFSSPYSTKAPSRSYRRRARNRLLKSSKPTLDQAQFQLALSQLPPRFTTEELCSVIAQQDNPLVCLELFHWASQQPRFRHDVSTFHITIKKLGTAKMFQEMDDIVNQLIAVPLIGSEALFNTVIYYFTQARKLTRAVNVFKHMKSKRNLICCYRPSIRTYNILFAAFLGRGSNSYINHVYMETIRCLFRQMVNDGIKPDIFSLNSMIKGYVLSLHVNDALRIFHQMGVVYDCQPNALTYDYLIHGLCAQGRTNNAKELFNEMKTKGFVPGGKSYNSLVNSLALGGEIGEAVNYLWEMTNKQRSPDFITFRTVLDEICRQRTIQEGMRFLQELQENDLVDGHAYRKLLYVLEDDYGNSVEGM
- the LOC108340576 gene encoding pentatricopeptide repeat-containing protein At2g27800, mitochondrial isoform X7 encodes the protein MLKNQSMFSLTRNCFKYRTTYFRRNIPSETIRSTLSFCHKFHDPNEKYLLRIVFSHHTHKFERSSFQINSSCTQFPVPFAPFSSPYSTKAPSRSYRRRARNRLLKSSKPTLDQAQFQLALSQLPPRFTTEELCSVIAQQDNPLVCLELFHWASQQPRFRHDVSTFHITIKKLGTAKMFQEMDDIVNQLIAVPLIGSEALFNTVIYYFTQARKLTRAVNVFKHMKSKRNLICCYRPSIRTYNILFAAFLGRGSNSYINHVYMETIRCLFRQMVNDGIKPDIFSLNSMIKGYVLSLHVNDALRIFHQMGVVYDCQPNALTYDYLIHGLCAQGRTNNAKELFNEMKTKGFVPGGKSYNSLVNSLALGGEIGEAVNYLWEMTNKQRSCKKMTL